The DNA sequence ACGTTCAACTACAGTGACCAAATCTTTTAGTTCCATATCAGGGAAAAATTCATGAATTGATTCGGCGATTTCTTCACTTGTATGAGAGGCTACCCATTGTTGACCTTTATAAATAGCGTTAGTAAAAGCCTGGATTGTGTCGCTGTTTGCCTCGATATAAGACGTAGTTGCACTATAGCAAGTGTAAGGAATGTTATCAGTTTGTTCACCGATTGAAGCAACGATATAACCTTTACCTTGTTGCTCCATTGTTGTAGCTAATGGTTCAAATAAAGTAACGTATTCAGCATCAAGACCTGTAAATGCACCTGCCATAGCATCAAATGAAATATCTGTACGAACATTGACTTCTGCCGTTTCATCATCCGGACGTGCATCAAGACCGTTTGCTTTAAGCACATATTCAAGTGTCATTTCGGGAACGCCACCTTTACGTCCACCGATAATTTCAGAACCGGATAAATCACTAAATTTAAAATCAGGATTTGGATTTTTGGAAACTAGGAAACTACCGTCTCGTTGAGTCACTTGAGCAAAGTTAATCGGTTGATCTTTTCCGCCTTCATTATAAACATAAATAGTAGCTTCAGGCCCCATAAATCCAACTTGTACTTCACCAGAAATTAGAGCTGCCATTGCTTTATCTGCCCCGCCAGCATTGATTAATTCAATTTCAAGTCCTTCTTCTTCGAAGAATCCTTCGCTAATAGCGACATAATGTGGAGCATAGAAAACAGAATGAGTGACTTCGGCTACTTTTATTTTTGTTAATTCTTCCGATGATTGCTGACACCCAACTAGAACACCAGTGAATAAAAACACTAAACTAAAAAATGTAAACAAGCGTTTAAAACTTTTCATAGGAAACCTCCTTATCGCCGAATTATTAATTCTCGGTCTAAGATATCCTATTACTTTTAGGCGAAAGTGTGAGTCTTGAAAAAGAGTTAATAAAATTTTTTGCTAACCTCATAATAATCGAGATATTGGACATAATTGTAAGAGAAAGTGGTATTAGTTAACAGAATTCGACAGGAGTTGATGAATATCTTAATTTTTCACCGGAATTTCATTGACTTAAACTAACATTATTCTTTAGAATACTAAATGAATGCAAAAAAATCTATCATGCAAAAAAACAATAAAATTTTAAACGTATCCCTATAAAATGAGTCGTAAAAGGATGCATAATTTTTGGAGGTTAGTTCGATGGAAGTAAGATTAGAGGGCATTACGAAAAGCTTTGGCGATTTTACAGCAGTTAACAATTTGAATGTTACAATTGAAGATGGTACACTGGCAGGACTTTTAGGACCATCTGGGTGTGGGAAATCTACAACACTTTATATGATCGCGGGATTAGAAAAACCAACAAGTGGTCGTATTTATTTTGGTGATGAAGATGTTACAGATTTACCAGCTGAAAAACGTGGAATTGGTTTAGTATTCCAAAACTATGCTTTATATCCACACATGACAGTACGTCAAAATATTATGTTCCCATTAGAGAATGCCAAAGTTCCTAAAGCTGAAGCATTAAAGATTGCACAGGAAATGGCTGATTTAGTACAAATCGGACATTTAATGGATCGTAAGCCAGGAGAGTTATCTGGTGGACAACAACAACGTGTTGCTATTGCTCGTGCTATTGCAAAAAAACCACGCGTTTTACTATTAGATGAGCCATTATCTAACTTAGATGCTCGCTTACGTTTAGAAACACGTGAAGAAATTCGTCGTATCCAACAAGAAACAGGAATCACGACTATCTTCGTAACACACGATCAAGAAGAAGCAATGAGTATTACAGATGCCATTGTTTTAATGAAAGATGGAGTATTACAGCAAAAAGAAGCTCCACAAGAAATGTATCGTAAACCAGCTAACCAATTCGTGGCATCGTTTATGGGAACACCACCTATGGGATTCATGAATGGAAAAGTTGAAAATGGAAAGGTATTCATTGGATCGTCAATCTTAGGAGACGCTGAAGTAGCTAATGGAGATGTAGTTGTCGGAGTTCGTCCAGAATCATGGCGCCTATCACAAGAAGAAGGAATTAATGCAACAGTGAAAATGGTAGAAGTTATTGGACGCGATAAGTTAATGACAGTTGACATCGAGGGACAAAGTGTCCGTTGCTTAATTGATTCTGATAATGAAGTTAATGTTTCAGATGTTGTAAAATTAACTGTGAAACCACAAGCAATCCATGTATTTGATACAACTTCAGGTCATCGTTTAGGGTAGGTGGAAATTATGAAAAATAAAACCAATCTATCAAATGCGACTAAAACTACGATTAAACAAAATTTCTTAGGGTATTTATATTTATTACCAACTTTAGTCATTACTTTGATTTTCGTAGTTTATCCATTAATAATGTCATTCCGTATGGGATTCTATGAAAAATATAACTATTATACAGATGAAGGAACTGGATTCGGATTATCAACCTTCAAGTTTGTATTATCTGATCCAAACTTCCAAAAAGCATTATTGAATACTTTTTTAATTGTTGTTATTGCCGTACCAGTATCAATGGTTATTGCATTGGCTATTGCTTTATTATTAAATTCTGGGATTAAGGCAAGTAAGTTCTTCCAAGCGATTTATTTCTTACCTTATGTCACATCAGTAATTGCAATTGGGATTGTATGGAGTTGGCTATTCCATAGTGATTTTGGTTATATTAATCAATTTTTAAGTATGTTTGGTATAGAGCCTATTCAATGGCTAAATGATCCAAACATGGCGATTTGGGCATTAATTATCTTTAATATTTGGAGTGGACTAGCATTTAAAATCGTTATTTTCCTATCAGGTTTACAAAATATCGATCCACAATATTATAAAGCGGCTCAAATCGATGGGACACCAAAATGGAAAGTGTTCACTCGTATTACCTTACCTTTATTATCACCAACAGTATTCTTCTTAACGATTACATCAGTTATCGGAAGTTTTAAAGTTTACAATGAAGTATTCGCTTTATTCGGTGGGAAGCCAGGACCTGCTAACAGCTGTATGACCGTTGTATATTACATTTATGACATGTTCTACGGATCATCTCAAGTTCATAAAGCAGCCGCTGCATCTATCATCTTATTTGTGATTATTTTAATTATCACAGGAATTCAGATGTTAGTAAGTAAAAAATTAGTTCATTATAAATAGGGAGTGTGCTCAATGGAAAGTAATACAAAAAAGGTTACATCAGTATGGGCTAAAGTGTTAATTTACGTTGCGCTATCACTTGGAGCAATTATTATGCTTTTCCCATTTATTTTCATGATTTTAACGTCTTTAAAAACTTATTCAGAATCAATCGCTGTGCCACCAAAGTTATTACCAAATGTGGCTCAGTTTGAAAACTATAAAATAGCAATGGAGATGGCTCCATTTGATATTTATTTCAAAAATACAGTTATTTCAGCTGTTGGAAATACAGTTTTAACATTATTTGTTACGATCTTTGCAGCTTTTGCATTTACTCGTTATAAATTCTATGGAAGTAATACAATCTTTACGTTATTGTTAGCAACAATGATGGTACCAGGTGAAATGTTAATTATTCAAAACTATCAAACGGTATCAGCTTTTGGATGGATTGATACGTTCCAAGGATTAATTATTCCTTATATTGCAAATGTCTTTTATATCTTCTTATTAAGACAATATTTTATGCAAATTCCGGAACAGCTATATAAAGCAGCGAAGATTGATGGATGTAGTGATTGGAAATACTTATGGAAAATCATGATTCCAAATACCATTAGTGCGATTGTAACAATTGCAATTTTAAACTTCATTGCAAGTTGGAATGCATTCTTATGGCCATTATTAATTACAAATAATGATAAAATGCGTGTCTTAACTATTGGATTAACTCACTTTACGAATGAATCTGGTTCACAAGTTCATTTACAAATGGCAGCAGCGACAATTATCATTATTCCAGTTGTCATCATTTATTTATTCTTACAGAAATATATCATTAGTGGAGTTACTCGTGGAGGATTAAAAGGGTAATGATATGCTAAGAAAAAAAGAGCTAATAGCGGGTATTAAAGGAAATAATCCTTTTATACATACATAATTCAATGCTAATTGAATAGGAGGACTAAAAAGTGAAGAAATTAATGACATCTTTATCACTTGTTGCTGGTGTAACAACATTAGCAGCTTGTTCAAGTGATAAAAAAGAACAGGCACCATCATCAACTGAGATTGTAACAACAATTGAAAGTCCTGTAACAATCGAATTTTGGCATGCTATGGCAGGAACAAATCAAGAAGCTGTTGATGCGTTAGTAAATCAGTTCAATACAACAATTGGGGCTGATAAAGGAATTACTGTTAAACCTGTATATCAAGGTCAATACACAGATTTAAAAACGAAAACAACAGCTGCTTTAAAATCAGGTTCAGCTCCAGCTATTGCTCAAGCATATCCTGACTGGGTTGCTGAGTATTTACAATCAGGAAATGTAGTAGAATTAGATCCTTATATCTTAAATGAAGAAGTTGGAATTAATGATTTTGATGATATCATTAAATCTTATCGTGATGAAAATAGCCAATATGAAGGTGGAAAGTTCTACTCTTTACCATTCAATAAATCAACAGAAGTTCTATACTACAATAAAACATTCTTTGATCAAAATAACTTAACAGTACCAACAACTTGGGATGAGGTAGAAGAAGTTTCTGCTAAAATCAAAGAATTAACTGGAAAAACTGCATTTGGTATTGATGCACCAGCAAACTACTTCATTACAATGGTACAACAATTCGGTGGACAGTATACAAACTCTAATGGAGACATCTTATTCGCTGAAGATGGAGCTAAATACGCGATTGAAGCTTTAGAGTTATTAAAACGTAATGCTGATGCTGGTTACTGGCGTTTACCAGGTGAAGATAAATATCTTTCAGGACCATTCATGAGTGAATTGCTTTATATGTACACTGGATCATCTGCTGGATACTCACATATTGCAACAGCTGACTTTGAAGTTGGTATTGCTCCAATTCCTCAAATCTCTAAAGAAACAGGTGCGGTTATCCAACAAGGTACAAATGTTGTTGTTTTCAATCAAAATAAATCACAAGAAGAGGTTTATGCAGCATATGAGTTTGCTAAATTCTTATCTTCATATGAAGGAAACTTAGCATTTGCAACAGCAACTTCTTATTTACCAATTCGTGAATCAGTTATTGCTTCTGATGCATATCAAAAATACGTAGCTGAATCTAATGATCAAACAAAAGTAGTTGGACCAGAACAAGCTGATTATTACTTCTATGATCCTTCATTCTTCAAAGATACATATTCTTCATACAATGTTCGTACAGCAGCTGAAAAAGCTGTTGAAGCGGTTGTATTAAGTGGAGTATCTCCAGAACAAGCGATTCAAGAAGCTGTTAACTCTTTGAAATAATTACTATTTTTAATGCACAAAATAGAGGTGGACTTCTACCTCTATTT is a window from the Turicibacter bilis genome containing:
- a CDS encoding ABC transporter substrate-binding protein yields the protein MKKLMTSLSLVAGVTTLAACSSDKKEQAPSSTEIVTTIESPVTIEFWHAMAGTNQEAVDALVNQFNTTIGADKGITVKPVYQGQYTDLKTKTTAALKSGSAPAIAQAYPDWVAEYLQSGNVVELDPYILNEEVGINDFDDIIKSYRDENSQYEGGKFYSLPFNKSTEVLYYNKTFFDQNNLTVPTTWDEVEEVSAKIKELTGKTAFGIDAPANYFITMVQQFGGQYTNSNGDILFAEDGAKYAIEALELLKRNADAGYWRLPGEDKYLSGPFMSELLYMYTGSSAGYSHIATADFEVGIAPIPQISKETGAVIQQGTNVVVFNQNKSQEEVYAAYEFAKFLSSYEGNLAFATATSYLPIRESVIASDAYQKYVAESNDQTKVVGPEQADYYFYDPSFFKDTYSSYNVRTAAEKAVEAVVLSGVSPEQAIQEAVNSLK
- a CDS encoding ABC transporter substrate-binding protein; this translates as MKSFKRLFTFFSLVFLFTGVLVGCQQSSEELTKIKVAEVTHSVFYAPHYVAISEGFFEEEGLEIELINAGGADKAMAALISGEVQVGFMGPEATIYVYNEGGKDQPINFAQVTQRDGSFLVSKNPNPDFKFSDLSGSEIIGGRKGGVPEMTLEYVLKANGLDARPDDETAEVNVRTDISFDAMAGAFTGLDAEYVTLFEPLATTMEQQGKGYIVASIGEQTDNIPYTCYSATTSYIEANSDTIQAFTNAIYKGQQWVASHTSEEIAESIHEFFPDMELKDLVTVVERYRSIDAWAEDPVLAEESLNNLMDIMQLAGQLDNRAPYEAIVDTSYAENAIANIK
- a CDS encoding ABC transporter ATP-binding protein encodes the protein MEVRLEGITKSFGDFTAVNNLNVTIEDGTLAGLLGPSGCGKSTTLYMIAGLEKPTSGRIYFGDEDVTDLPAEKRGIGLVFQNYALYPHMTVRQNIMFPLENAKVPKAEALKIAQEMADLVQIGHLMDRKPGELSGGQQQRVAIARAIAKKPRVLLLDEPLSNLDARLRLETREEIRRIQQETGITTIFVTHDQEEAMSITDAIVLMKDGVLQQKEAPQEMYRKPANQFVASFMGTPPMGFMNGKVENGKVFIGSSILGDAEVANGDVVVGVRPESWRLSQEEGINATVKMVEVIGRDKLMTVDIEGQSVRCLIDSDNEVNVSDVVKLTVKPQAIHVFDTTSGHRLG
- a CDS encoding carbohydrate ABC transporter permease — its product is MKNKTNLSNATKTTIKQNFLGYLYLLPTLVITLIFVVYPLIMSFRMGFYEKYNYYTDEGTGFGLSTFKFVLSDPNFQKALLNTFLIVVIAVPVSMVIALAIALLLNSGIKASKFFQAIYFLPYVTSVIAIGIVWSWLFHSDFGYINQFLSMFGIEPIQWLNDPNMAIWALIIFNIWSGLAFKIVIFLSGLQNIDPQYYKAAQIDGTPKWKVFTRITLPLLSPTVFFLTITSVIGSFKVYNEVFALFGGKPGPANSCMTVVYYIYDMFYGSSQVHKAAAASIILFVIILIITGIQMLVSKKLVHYK
- a CDS encoding carbohydrate ABC transporter permease — encoded protein: MESNTKKVTSVWAKVLIYVALSLGAIIMLFPFIFMILTSLKTYSESIAVPPKLLPNVAQFENYKIAMEMAPFDIYFKNTVISAVGNTVLTLFVTIFAAFAFTRYKFYGSNTIFTLLLATMMVPGEMLIIQNYQTVSAFGWIDTFQGLIIPYIANVFYIFLLRQYFMQIPEQLYKAAKIDGCSDWKYLWKIMIPNTISAIVTIAILNFIASWNAFLWPLLITNNDKMRVLTIGLTHFTNESGSQVHLQMAAATIIIIPVVIIYLFLQKYIISGVTRGGLKG